The following are encoded in a window of Anaerolineae bacterium genomic DNA:
- the glgC gene encoding glucose-1-phosphate adenylyltransferase produces the protein MKVKAVILAGGEGTRLKVLTIKRAKPAVPFAGKYRMIDFPLSNCVNSGIFDVLVLTQYRPHSLNDHIARGRPWDLDRSFSGGIQLLQPYKGHYDTDWYSGTADAVTQNLNFVRRGLPDQVLILSGDHVYQMNYNSLIRYHNERNADVTVCTITVPIDEASRYGIVDVDDEYRVRAFVEKPPEPPGNLANMGVYLFNRDVLETYLNEDRVMPGSKHDFGRDILPRMVATNLRVYAYPFAGYWIDVGTVDAYWSAHMDLLEMPPSLDLNDRTWVIHTRSEERPPVHIQAGATVIDSLITDGSFVGNGAVVERSILSPGVYVGPGAVIRESIVMTDSYIDAGAVVERCILDKYVFVGKNARVGEKRDVGDLGLTLIGKNSRLPEGFQIGYSCVLGTDLSEEDLLRHYPGKQIPAGTELVED, from the coding sequence TTGACTTTCCGCTGAGTAATTGCGTCAATTCCGGCATCTTTGACGTTCTTGTGCTCACTCAGTACCGGCCCCACAGCCTTAACGACCACATTGCACGTGGTCGCCCTTGGGACCTGGATCGCTCCTTTTCCGGTGGTATCCAGCTACTCCAGCCCTACAAAGGGCATTATGACACGGACTGGTACAGCGGCACCGCCGATGCGGTCACCCAGAACCTGAACTTTGTGCGGCGCGGCCTACCCGACCAAGTTCTTATTCTCTCCGGCGATCATGTCTACCAGATGAACTACAACAGCCTGATCCGCTACCACAATGAGCGCAACGCGGATGTCACCGTCTGCACGATCACGGTGCCGATTGACGAGGCCAGCCGCTATGGGATCGTTGACGTGGACGACGAATACCGTGTCAGGGCCTTTGTGGAAAAGCCTCCTGAGCCGCCAGGCAACCTGGCCAATATGGGCGTTTACCTGTTCAACCGCGATGTGCTGGAGACCTACCTGAACGAAGATCGCGTCATGCCGGGATCGAAGCACGACTTCGGGCGGGATATTCTGCCACGTATGGTCGCCACCAACCTGCGGGTCTACGCCTATCCTTTCGCCGGGTACTGGATCGATGTCGGGACAGTCGACGCTTACTGGTCGGCACATATGGATCTGCTGGAAATGCCCCCCTCGCTGGACCTTAACGACCGCACCTGGGTGATCCACACCCGCAGCGAAGAGCGGCCGCCAGTGCACATCCAGGCCGGCGCTACCGTGATCGACAGCCTGATCACGGATGGCTCCTTTGTCGGCAATGGCGCGGTCGTGGAACGGAGCATCCTCTCGCCCGGTGTGTATGTCGGGCCGGGCGCAGTCATCCGCGAATCGATCGTCATGACCGACAGCTATATTGATGCCGGGGCGGTGGTCGAGCGTTGCATCCTGGACAAGTATGTCTTTGTGGGCAAGAACGCCCGAGTCGGCGAAAAGCGGGATGTCGGTGACCTGGGCCTGACCCTGATTGGTAAGAACAGTCGCCTGCCGGAAGGCTTCCAGATCGGCTACAGCTGTGTGCTGGGCACCGATCTTTCTGAGGAAGACTTGCTGCGCCACTACCCCGGCAAGCAGATTCCAGCCGGCACCGAACTGGTGGAAGACTAA